One Methylobacterium sp. 77 DNA window includes the following coding sequences:
- a CDS encoding extracellular solute-binding protein, whose product MRTALIGRLFAASLALASFVGDARAAAKDEGWAHALTLMGEPKYPADFKQFDYADPKAPKGGLVRLGAQGGFDNFNLVVSGLKGDLESGIAQIYDTLMTESSDEPFTSYGLLAEGVKLADDLSSVTYRLRENARWHDGTPITPEDVVWSFETLKANSPFYSAYYQTVTKGEISGPRDVTFTFAEKGNRELPQVLGQLRVLPKHWWTAKDAEGRPRDVTQTTLEIPLGSGPYRLAKFEPGRSATYERVADYWGANLPVNVGRNNFGTMRNEYFRDSTVLIEALKGDLFDFRAENIARNWATAYDDFPAVKEGRLVKEEFPDRGNGNMQAFVFNTRKAKFADERVRRAFNLAMNFEEMNRSLFFGLYKRIDSYYFGSELASSGLPQGEELAILEGVKDKVPPSVFTTPYTNPVNGTPDAVRGNLREAVRLLKEAGYELRDGRMTNVKTGEPLTVEFLEFQSVFERVILPFSAQLKLIGIQTTLRVIDQAQYQNRLRAFDFDVTTSSWGQSLSPGNEQREYWGSASADKPGSRNLIGIKDPAIDTLVEKVIYARDRPGVLAATHALDRVLLSHNFVVPQWASNVSRTLRWNRFSHPATLPLYGSSGFPTTWWYDEALAAKTGAPR is encoded by the coding sequence ATGCGAACAGCCCTGATCGGACGCCTTTTCGCCGCCTCCCTCGCATTGGCCAGCTTCGTCGGTGACGCGCGGGCCGCCGCAAAAGACGAAGGCTGGGCCCATGCCCTGACCCTGATGGGCGAGCCGAAATATCCGGCCGATTTCAAGCAGTTCGATTACGCGGACCCGAAGGCGCCGAAGGGCGGCCTCGTCCGCCTCGGAGCCCAGGGCGGCTTCGACAATTTCAACCTCGTCGTGTCGGGCCTGAAGGGCGATCTCGAGAGCGGGATCGCGCAGATCTACGATACGCTCATGACGGAATCCTCCGACGAGCCGTTCACCTCCTACGGACTCCTCGCCGAGGGGGTGAAGCTCGCCGACGACCTCTCCTCCGTCACCTACCGCCTGCGTGAGAATGCCCGCTGGCACGACGGCACGCCGATCACGCCCGAGGACGTGGTCTGGTCCTTCGAGACGCTGAAGGCCAACAGCCCGTTCTATTCGGCCTATTATCAGACCGTGACGAAGGGCGAGATTTCCGGCCCGCGCGATGTCACCTTCACCTTCGCCGAGAAGGGCAATCGGGAATTGCCGCAGGTGCTCGGTCAGCTCCGCGTGCTGCCCAAGCATTGGTGGACGGCCAAGGATGCCGAGGGCCGCCCGCGCGACGTCACCCAGACCACGCTCGAGATCCCCCTCGGCTCCGGCCCCTATCGCCTCGCCAAGTTCGAGCCGGGTCGCAGCGCAACCTACGAGCGCGTCGCCGATTATTGGGGCGCCAACCTCCCGGTGAATGTCGGCCGCAACAATTTCGGCACGATGCGGAACGAGTATTTTCGCGATTCCACGGTGCTGATCGAGGCCCTGAAGGGCGACCTGTTCGATTTCCGCGCGGAGAACATCGCCCGCAACTGGGCGACCGCCTACGACGACTTCCCCGCCGTGAAGGAGGGCCGCCTCGTCAAGGAGGAATTCCCCGATCGCGGCAACGGCAACATGCAGGCCTTCGTCTTCAACACCCGCAAGGCGAAGTTCGCCGACGAGCGGGTGAGGCGCGCGTTCAACCTCGCCATGAATTTCGAGGAGATGAACCGCTCGCTGTTCTTCGGCCTCTACAAGCGCATCGATTCCTATTATTTCGGCTCGGAACTCGCCTCCTCCGGCCTGCCGCAAGGGGAGGAGCTGGCGATCCTGGAGGGCGTGAAGGACAAGGTCCCGCCCTCCGTCTTCACGACGCCCTACACCAACCCGGTGAACGGCACGCCGGATGCGGTGCGCGGCAACCTGCGCGAGGCGGTGCGCCTGCTCAAGGAGGCCGGCTACGAGCTGCGCGACGGCCGGATGACCAACGTGAAGACCGGCGAGCCGCTCACCGTCGAGTTCCTCGAATTCCAGAGCGTGTTCGAGCGGGTGATCCTGCCGTTCTCGGCCCAGCTCAAGCTCATCGGAATTCAAACTACTTTGCGCGTCATCGATCAGGCGCAGTACCAGAACCGGCTGCGTGCCTTCGATTTCGACGTGACCACGAGCTCCTGGGGCCAGTCGCTCTCGCCCGGCAACGAGCAGCGCGAATATTGGGGCTCGGCCTCCGCCGACAAGCCCGGGTCGCGCAACCTGATCGGGATCAAGGACCCGGCCATCGACACGCTGGTCGAGAAGGTGATCTACGCGCGTGACCGCCCCGGCGTACTCGCCGCGACCCATGCCCTCGACCGGGTGTTGCTGTCCCACAATTTCGTGGTGCCGCAATGGGCCTCGAACGTGTCGAGGACGCTGCGCTGGAACCGGTTCTCGCATCCGGCGACCCTGCCGCTCTACGGCAGTTCCGGCTTCCCGACCACGTGGTGGTACGATGAGGCGCTCGCGGCCAAGACCGGGGCGCCGCGGTGA